A stretch of DNA from Fimbriimonadaceae bacterium:
CGCACTCCGACGTCACCCAGGCCGTGGGCAAGGTCGAACTGGACCTCGAAGCCGTCGATTTCGCCTCGCTCTCCGCTCACAAGTTCTATGGGCCGATGGGGGTCGGCGCGCTCTACCGTCGCGGAGCCCCGGCCCTCGAACCCCTGATCTACGGCGGCGGCCAGGAGGGTGGCCAGCGGGCCGGCACGCTCAACGTCCCGGGCATCGTGGGATTGGGAGCCGCGTGCGCCCTGGCCTTGGACGAGCGCCAGCAGGACTTCGACCACGCCTCGCACCTCCGGGCGCTGCTTCTGGACGAGTTGCAGGCCCTCGACGAGTGGCGCGCCGTGGAAGCTCCGAGCCAGAGCCCCTTCGTCCTCGCCCTCCTGTTCCACGGAACCGTGGGCGAAACGCTGGTGCTCGAGCTGGATCGGCAGGGCTTCTTCGCAAGCGCCGGCTCGGCGTGCAGCTCGGGAGAACCCCACTCCTGGGCCTCGCTCCGCGCGCTGGACGTCGACGAGTCGTGGGGACGCGGCGCGCTGAGAATCAGTTTTGGCCGTGCGAACACGACCGACTCGACCCGTGACCTCGCCGCCGCCCTCAGGAGCTCGGTTTCCAGTCTGAGGAGGCTCAAACAACACGCTTAGCCGTATCAATGCGAGGAATTGCGGGCACCTTGCAACGGTTGCCTGCGTAAATGCGTCTGAACAGAGTGTTGGCACACAACATGCCGTGAAGACGTGAGTTGCCGGGATGCCGGAGGCACCATGTGGGGTCTCGCTTGACAGGAATAGGTTCGGGTGTTAGTCTAAACAGGTTTAGCAACCACTTGGTCCAGTCCTACGCTACCCCAAGAATCACGCTTCAGTCATGGGATTGGCCCGAATCGACGGCGATCAAGGCTCTTCCGAGGACCGCAACGAGGCGGGATGCCTGCGCGGTATTGGAGGACGATTTAGAGAATGGCAGGAGAAAACGGATTGGCTACGCAACCGCGTAGAGGGCGGGCGATTACGGTCAGGGCACCTGGCCGACACGCCTTCATGGATGGCGCCCCGAACCCAGCCGCCGAGGAGCAGGAGCCCGCTGAAGAGGAGCTTCTAGAATCCGAGGAGGACGAGGAAGAGGAAGAACGTCCCACATCCGACGACTCGGAAGAGCTCGAGATGTGGATGCGGCAGACGCGCCGCGCCTCCCTTCTGACCCCCGAGCAGGAAGTGCACCTCGCCATGCTCGTCCAGGCGACGGAGTTCGCCCTCAAGGGCAAGCACCCCGAGCTGATCAAGCTGCTTCGCCGAGGCGAGATGGCCAAGTTCGGGCACCCCGAGGAGATCACCCAGCCGCTGCTGAACTACCTGTACAGCGAGGGCGAAGAGGCGAAGAAGCACCTGATCGAGTCCAACCTGCGGCTGGTCGTGTCGATCGCGAAGAAGTACAACGCGCGCGGCATCCCTCTCGCGGACCTCATCCAGGAGGGCAACCTGGGCCTGATTCGGGCGGTTGAGAAGTTCGACTGGAGCAAGGGTTTCCGCTTTTCGACGTACGCGACGTGGTGGATTCGACGCGCCATCGCGCGCGCGATCATCAACCAGGGCCGGACCATCCGCATTCCCGTCTACGTCGCCGAACTGATCAACAAGGTCGTCAAGACCGCGAGCCGCCTCCAGCAGGAGCTTCAGCGCGAAGCCACCGAGGAGGAGATCTCCCGCGAGGTGGGTCTCTCCGTGGACCGCGTTCGCGAGATGATGCGCGTGGCCGTGGAACCGATTTCGCTCGAGACTCCCGTGGGAGAGAAGGACAACTCGTCCATCGGCGACTTCGTGCACTCGACGAACATGCCGAACCCGGGCGACGTGACCGTCACCCTGATTCGGCGCGAAGAGATCGACGGCATCCTGGGAAGGCTCACGTCCCGGGAGCGCGACGTCGTGCGCCTCCGCTTCGGATTGGACGACGGGCGCGCCCGAACGCTCGAAGAGGTCGGCACCGAGCTCAACGTGACGCGCGAGCGGGTTCGCCAGATCGAACTTCGCGCGATGAAGAAGCTGCGCCACATCGGCCAAGAGCTCTCGTCGCAAGGGTTCACGATCACGCCTAGCCCGAATTAGTCCTTCGTTTTTGGTCCTTGGTCCTTGGGCGCTCCCCCAAGGACCAAGGGCCAAGGACTAAGAACCAACCCCAGTTGGTCGTGGAACGATTCCCAGTCCCACACGTTGGTCGGCTGCAGCATCGCCTGACGGATCACGGTGGTGGGATCGACCAGGGCGGGGCCGCATGGGATGCTGGCTTGGAGGAGCAGCGCGCGCTTGCCGAGCAGCAGGGCGCAGCCGCACACCTTCACGCCGGTTCGCTCGTCGACGATGTCGTTGGGCGAGACGTGCGTGAAACAGTCCGCCGTGGCACCACCCTTCCCCGCGAACCGGGTCCGCTCTCCCAAAGCCGCGGCGACGCCGCAGGCGCGGAGGGCAGCAATGATCGGGGCCGCCACCCAGCGGTAGGCGACCTTCAGCTCGCGCGGACCGGCCCCAGCCAGCGCCAGCGGGGCCGCCAGGCCCACCGTGAGGTCGTGGCCGTGCAACACGGCCTTCCCACCCGTCGGCCGCATCACCCAAGGAGTGGCTTTCGGGTCCAGCAAGTCTCGCTCCGGCCGCTGAAATCGGCCGAGGCTCACCCACGGCCCGTCCCACCGGTAGACGCGGCAACCCGGCGCCCCGACACCTTCCGCCCGTTCAAAGAGCGCTCGGTCCCGATCCATGTTCGTGCGCCCATCGAGAGGACCATCCTCGACGACCTCGATCACTTCACCGTCACCGTCGCGGTCGCCATGCGATGGTCCGAGCTGTGGGACTTGTGCGAGCCCGCCGCAACCACCCCCATCCCGCGCCGCACCCAAATCTGGTCCACGCGAACGACCGGCGTGTCGTTCGTGCCGGTCGCGCCCCATCCCCTGCCCGCTTCCTCGAAGGTGTCCACGAAGCCCGCGCGAAGCAGGGCCTCGATCGTGCGGTCCGGGGGGGAGTTGAAGTCCCCGCCCACGATCAGCGGAGCGTCTGGGGGCAATCGCCTCAGATAGGACACGATCTCCGCCAACTCTTTGGTCCGCGAACGCTTGTCGCGCGCGTATGCGGCCCAGCACTCCGGATTCCAGTAGTCGAACCGCAACACGGGCGGGCTCAGACGGAGACTGACCACGTAGACGGGAGAGGGGTCCTTGGGACGGGTCCACTTCGCCGCCACGAAGTTGCTCGTCTTCGCGGGAAGCTCCAGCGCCTCGAGCTTCCCCTGGGCAAAGATCGAGGCGTCGAGGCCGGTGACCACGCCCCATCCCTCTTTGCCCCAAACCGTCTCGGCAAGCTGCCGCACCAGCGCCGGGTAGGGCGATTCCTGCAGCAGCACCAACGTGTCCGGCTGGCTGATGGCCTCGACCAGAGCCGCCCCACTCCCCGCCTCGCAGTTGAGGGACGCCACCGAGATCGCGTTCGCGGGCGTCTCGGGCGAAGGCAGAACGGACCGAAGAAGAGGTTTCGCCTCGTCCACGAACACAATCGCGAAAGCGAGCCAGACGACCAACGGGATGAACCCGTGAAGCCGAGACCTTCGGAACGCCCAGAGCGTGGTGACCAGAGCGAGCGGAAGCCAAACCCAAGCCGGCCAGACCGTCAACGCGTAAAGCCCCTCGGGTTCGAGGGCATAGACCGCGGACAACGCGCCGGCAACCAGGACCGAGAGCCACGCGGCGATCAGACCGGAACGCGACGGCGCACGGGCAGGCGTCTTCGAGGGCGTCGCCCGCTTCTTGGCCGGTTTCGCTCGCGATGCCATGGACGATTATGGTCCCTCGAGGGACCACGGACCAAGAACCAACAACGACCCTTAGACTCTGGCGACGGGCTCGCGCTGGGGGCGCCAACGGACGTCGAGGTCCTTCACGGCCTTCGTTTCGTCGAGTCGGCCCACGATCTGCGTTGTCGGTGCGTCATGAAGGAGGTCTGGGTTGTCCTGCGCTTCCCCGCAGATCGCGATCAGCGCGTCGCAGAACGCGTCCAACGTCTCCTTGCACTCCGTCTCGGTCGGCTCGATCATCAAGCACTCCGGCACAATGAGCGGGAAGTAGTTCGTGGGCGGATGGAACCCGTAGTCGATCAGCCGCTTGCTGATATCGAGCGCCCGAACTCCGTTCTCCTTCTTGTAGCGCGACGCGGTCAGCACGCACTCGTGCATGCAGTGGCGATCGTTGGCGGGCGGCAAGACCTCTTTCAAACGCGCCTGAACGTAGTTCGCGTTGAGCACGGCGTACCGGGCGATGTCGGGAAGATACTCGCGCCCCATGGCCAACAGGTAGGTGAGGGCGCGGACCGCCATCAGCGAATTGCCCCAGAACGTGGAGACGCGGCCGATGGAGAGCGGGCGGTCTTCGTCTACGACGACTTCGCGCGCGCTTCCCTTCCCTTCGGCGAACCGCAGCACCGGCGCGGGAAGGAACGGTTCCAAGTGGCTCTTCACGCCGATGGCGCCACAACCCGGACCGCCGCCGCCGTGGGGCGTCGTGAAGGTCTTGTGCAGGTTGAGGTGCATGCAATCGAAGCCCTGATCGCCGGGACGCGTGATCCCGACCATGGCGTTGAAGTTCGCACCGTCGCAAAAGACCTGGCCTCCCGCCGCGTGCACCATCTCGCACACTTTGGCGATGTTGGGCTCGAAGAGACCGAGCGTGGAGGGGTTGGTCACCATGAACGCGGCGACGGTTCCATCGAGCTGCGCGGCCAGGGAGTCGAGGTCCATATCCCCGTTCTCCGCGGTGTCCACGTGCCGCACCTCGTACCCGCAGCGAGCGGCCGAGGCGGGGTTGGTGCCGTGGGCCGAGTCGGGCACCAGCACCACGCGCCGCTGCTTCCCTTCGCCGCGGGACTCGTGGTAGGCCTTGATCAGCATCAGGCACGTCAGCTCGCCATGCGCGCCCGCGACCGGTTGCATCGTGATGGCGTGGAATCCCGTCAGCTCGCTGAGAATCTCCTCCACTTCGGCGATGACGGCGAGGAACCCCTTGGCCGTATCCGCGGGCTGGAGCGGGTGGACGTGGGTGAACCCGGCGAGCCCGGCGGTGCGCTCGTTGATCTTCGGGTTGTACTTCATCGTGCACGAGCCCAGCGGATAGAAGCCGGTCTCGATGCCGTAGTTGATCTGGCTGAGGTTGGTGAAGTGGCGAATCAGGTCCAGCTCCCCAATCTCGGGCAGATTCAGCTCGCGCCTCAACTCGCCGACCGTCGATCTTAGATCGACCTCGGGCGTGTCGGCTTTCGGCACGTTGCATCCGATGCGGCCGGGACGCGATTTCTCGAAGATCAGGGTGGGGGTGGGAACGGTTCGGGTAGGCATGGGCTTACGAAAGGGCGGTTGCGAGTTTGGCGGCGTAGTCGTCGATCTGGGCACGCGTTCGCGTTTCCGTGACGGCGACCAAGAGACAGTCGGCCAGTTCGGGGTAGTGCTGCCCCAGTGGAAGGCCGGCCAGGATGCCCTGGTCCAGCAATCGCTGCTGCACTTCCACGGGGTCCTTGGGAAGGCGAAGCGTGAACTCGCCGAACACCTTGCCGGGGAACCGAAGGCTGGCTCCCGAGTCGGTGAGTCTGGAGATGGCGTACTGCGTGTTGCGCACGGTGCTCTCGGCGACCTGGACCATGCCGTTCTTGCCGAGCGCGCTCATGTAGATCGTCGCGCTCAAGGCCATGAGGGCCTGGTTGGTGCAGATGTTGGACGTGGCCTTCTCCCGCCGGATGTCCTGCTCCCTCGTGCGGAGCGTCATCACGTAGCCGGAGTTGCCGTCGTGGTCCTCGGTGCGTCCCACAATTCGGCCCGGGAGTCGCCTCACGTGCTCCTGGCGGCAAGCGAAAAGTCCAAGTGCGGGGCCCCCGAAACCCATCGCAATGCCGAGCGGCTGCCCCTCGCCCACCACGATGTCCGCCCCGTACTCTCCGGGGGGTTTCAAGAGCGCGCAAGAGGTCGGATCCGCGATCACGACGAGCAACGCGCCGACTCCATCGGCCGCCGCGCGCGCCGCCGCCAGGTCCTCGATGCCGCCGAAGAAGTTCGGAGACTGCACCAACACGCACGCGATCTCTTGGTCGAGCTGGCTGTACTCCTTCGTGAAACCGTCCGTCGCCGGCAGTTCGACGACCTCGAGGTCCATCGACCAACAGTAGGTGTGGAGCACTTGGCGGTAGTGCGGGTGCACGGACTTGCCCACCGCGACCTTGCTCCTGCCCGTCGAGGCGCAGGCGAGCAACGCCGCTTCGGCCGCCGCGGTCGACCCGTCGTACATCGACGCGTTGGCCACGTCCATGCCGTAAAGGTCGGCGATCATCGTCTGGAACTCGTAGATCGTCTGGAGGTAGCCCTGCGATAGCTCCGGCTGGTACGGCGTGTAGGCCGTGAGGAACTCGCCGCGGGAGATCAGCGCGCCGACGCTCGCGGGGATGTACCGGTCGTAGATGCCGGCGCCCAGAAAGCACGCCAGGTCGCTGACCGAGTTCTTGTTCCGTCGGGAGAGTTCGAATAGGCGCCCGAGCAGACGATGCTCGTCCAACGACGGCGGCACGTCGAGCGGCCCCTTGATCCTCAGTTCCTGAGGGATGTCGGCGAAGAGATCTTCGATCGAGCCGACGCCGATCGTCGCCAGCATCTCCTCGCGGTCGGCTTCGGTGTGCGGAATGTAGGGCACGGAATCAGCCTCCGATTTCCTGCTTGTAGGCCTCGGCGTCGAGCAGGGATTCGGCTTGCGAGGAGTCGCTCACGCGCAACTTGACGATCCAACCGTCGCCGTACGGATCGCTGTTGAGAAGCTCGGACTGGGCGCCAAGGGCGGGATTGACCTCGACGACTTCGCCGGACAGCGGAGCGTAGGCGTCCGACACGGTCTTGACGCTCTCCACCGATCCCAGCGAGTCCCCTTTGCCGAGCACCCGGCCGGGCGTTGGCACATCCACGAAGACGATGTCTCCGAGTTCGGATTGGGCAAAGTCGGTGATGCCGATCGTGGCGATGTCGCCTTCGAGGCGAACCCATTCATGGGTCTTGGTGTACTTGAGTTCGGAAGGTACGTTCACGGATTCTCTCCGTGGTCGATTCTACCTGTGTGGGAGGGGTTCGGGAGAGCTTTCCCAGCTCGTGCGCGGGGGTCATTTTCGAGGACGGGTACCGTCACTCCATGCTTCGCGTGCAGTTCGTCACCCTCTTTCCGGACATGGTGCTCCAGGCCGTGGGCCACAGCATGCTTCGACGGGCGTCCGACGCGGGAAGGGTCTCCTTCGAAACGGCCGATCCGCGCGCGTTCACCCACGACAAGCACCGGACCGTGGACGACAAGCCCTTTGCCGGCGGCCCTGGGATGCTCCTCAAGCCGGAGCCGGTGGCGCAGGCCATCGAGTCTCTGGGCGTCGAGGGAGCCGCGGTCGTCTTCACCGAGCCGACGGGCACGCGCTTCGAACAAAGACATGCGCTTGAACTCTCGAAACTTCCGCGGGTCATGTTCGTGTGCGGACACTACGAGGGCATCGACGAACGCGTCCGAACGAGCTACGCGACCCATGCGTTCAGCCTCGGGGACTTCGTCCTCACGGGGGGCGAACTCCCCGCCCTCGTCATGGCCGACGCGATCGTGAGGCTGGTTCCGGGCGTCCTGGGTTCGGAAGAGAGCCTGGCGATCGATTCTCATGCGGACGGCCTGCTGAGCGCCCCCCAGTTCACTCGGCCGGAGGTCTGGAGGGACCTCGAGGTGCCGGGCGTGCTCCTCTCGGGCGACCATCGGGCCGTCGCGCGATGGAAGCGGCAGTGGGCCCTTCGGCTGACGCGGGACGTGCGCCCCGATCTTTTCTGCCGCGCAACGCTGGAGAAAGCGGATCTTGATCTGCTATCATCTTAGGTTCGTGCGCGACAGGCCCGTTTGGGTGTTCGCCACCAGGGACAGAAGCGATGTCGAAAGCTGCCATTCTCGAAAGTGTTGTTCAGGACTGCATGAAGGACGATTTGCCGGTTTTCAAACCCGGCGACACCGTGCGCGCCCACGTCAAAGTGCGTGAGGGCGGCAAGGAGCGGATCCAGATCTTCGAGGGCACCTGCATCGCCGTCAAGCACGGCGGGATCGCCAAGACGATCACGCTTCGCAAGGTCAGCAACAGCGTCGGCGTCGAGCGGACGTTCCCCGTCCACTCCCCGAACGTGGCCAAATTCGAGATTCTTCGCCGGGGCCGCGTGCGCCGCGCCAAGCTGTACTACCTTCGCGACAAGGTCGGCAAGGCCGCGCGCATCAAAGAGCGTCGATAAGTCGTGCTTCACCTTTGGGCCCAAGCCGAAGCGCCCGGAGGGTTTGCCGACACGATCGACAAACTCGCGCGGACTCCCATCAGTGAGATCGTCATCTTCGCGTTGGCCGCGACGGTCGCGCGCATCCTCCTGCACCTGTACATCCGCCGAGTTCCTCCCCACATGCGCAGCGGCCCCTTTGCGATCGCCAAGTTCGGCAACGAGGCGTTCGACGCGATCATCTACGCGCTGATCTTTGTCTTCCTCGTCATCCGCCCCTTCGGAGTGCAGGCGTTCCGCATCCCTTCGGGTTCGATGCTGGAAACGCTCCAGATCAACGACTTCATCGTGGCGAACAAGGCGATCTACCGCTATTCCGATCCCAAACCGGGCGACATCGTCGTCTTCAAACCGCCCACGCGCGCCCTGAGGGACCCCCACGTCGAGCAAGACTTCATCAAGCGGTGCGTCGGGGCGCCGGGCGACGTGGTCGAAGTGAAGGACGACGTGCTCTACCGGAACGGCAAGGCCGTAAACGAACCCTATGTGTCCTTCCTCAGGGAGTCCGGGGACTCGTACCGCCGGCTCTCCGATGAAGAGCGGCGAGAGCAAACCAAGATCGATTACAAGCTGGTGGAGTACCAGGGCAAGTACTGGCCGCTGTCGATCACGGGCGAGTTCGTGAACTCCGGTTTCGGGGTCCAACTGCCTCCCGAGTACATCGTGGACGACCCCCGGCTCATGAAGACCCTCCGCGACCTTCCGCCGGCGCCGATTCCAAAGGGCTTCTATCTGATGATGGGCGACAACCGCTACGGCTCGTACGACGGCCGCTTCTGGGGGCTCGTGCCTCGCGAGGACATCATCGGGCGTTCGGAGTTCATCTGGCTGCCTATCAGCCGCTGGCGCGTCACGCGCTAGGGATCGCTTCAAGGCCACGGTGGCGGCTCGGAGTTTCACGCAAGGAACGCAGGGGGCGCAAGGGGCGCAAAGGGGCCAGGGGTGGGCCTGGTGGGAATCGAACCCACGACCAAGCGGTTATGAGCCGCACGCTCTAACCTCTGAGCTACAGGCCCTGGTTCGCGGATGGTACCTGCCTCGGGTCGAGATCAGGGTCGAATCGTTCCTCTGAAGGGCAGATCCTTCCACGGCGAGGTGTCGAATCGAGAGCGCGGCCCCGGCGCCAGCAACTGAAGAGTCTCCCGCGACCTTCGTTCCGCCGCAGCGTCCCCGAAGGCCAATCCGGTCACGCGCCAGCCTTCGGGTCCCCGCCGCACCTGGATCTCCAACGCGTCCCGGTTGGGGGACTTCAGCCGAAGCGTCCGGGTCTCGCCGCCTCCGGGAAGCTCCACGATGTCCCCGTCCTTGGCGACGAGAGACGTATCCCCCTCCTTGCCGGCGATCAGGTCGAAGAACGGGGAGGCGCTGTCTCCCGCGAACAACTTGAGCACGTCGGGCTCGTGCCAACTTCCCTTGCTCTTCAAGACGTCCGCCTCCTGCAACGAGCCCAGCCGGTCCACGATGCTCCGGTTCTTGTCGCGGAGCCACAGGCCGCCATCGCCCCAAAAGTCCACCATCTCGATCCGCAAGGATCCCGATCCGTCCAGCCAGACTTCCGTGACGCGATCGGCCAGAAAGACGCCCTCGTTGGATTCGCGGGTCTCGCGGTAGATGCGGACGTGCCAGGCGCGGACGGTTCGCAGGTCGTGCAGCACCTCGAGGAGCAACGGCTCGGCCGATCGGTCGGGCTTTGCCCCCGCGGCCCAACCTGGGTGGGCCAGGATCATGACGAGGGCGGCTGCAAAGGTCTTCACCGGTGGGGTTTTACCCGCCGCAACTCGACGGGAACGTATAATCAAACCTCTTCATGGAGACCCCACCCAGCAACGGCGCTGCGACCCGACCCGAGGGAGGCGCCTTCTTTTCTTCGACCCCTCGGAAGATCTTCACCGTTGCCGACTTCTCCGCCGACGAGCGACTGATGATCGAGACGGCGGAACAGTTCAGCCGCAAAGAGATCCTCCCGCTCGCCGAAGCGCTCGACAAGCAGCAGGACGGCCTCATGCCCAGCCTCATCCGCAAGGCCGGCGAACTCGGGTTCTGCGGCGTGGACGCGCCGGAGGCTCACGGCGGCCTCGGCCTCAGCAAGGCCGTCGCGGCTCGGATCATCGAGATGCTCAGCCTCAACGCTTCGTTCAGCGTCACGCTGGGCGTTACCAGCGGTATCGCCCAAATCGGCTTGGTGCTGTTCGGCACCGACGAGCAGAAGGCACGGTTCCTTCCACGGCTGACCTCGGGCGAGTGGATCGGGGCGTACTGCCTCTCCGAAACCGGCTCGGGCAGCGATGCCCTGGCCGCCTCCACGCGCGCCGACCGCGAGGGCGGCCAATACGTGCTCAACGGCACCAAGATGTGGATCTCCAACGCGAAGTGGGCCGACTTCTTCCTCGTCATGGCGAAGGCGGACGGCGAACGCTTCTCCGCCTTCCTCGTCGAGCGGGACACTCCGGGGCTTTCGGTATCGCGCGAAGAGCACAAGATGGGCCTCAAGGGCTCCTCCACGGCGCGCGTGGTGCTTGAAGACGCGCGCATTCCAGCCGGGAACCTCCTCCACGAGGAAGGGTTGGGGCACCACGTCGCGTTCAACGCCCTCAACATCGGCCGGTTCAAACTGTCCGCGATGTCCCTGGGACCGGCCCGCGATGCCATTCGGCTTGCCGCGGCCTACGCCCGCGAGCGGAAGCAGTTCGGCCAATCGATCTCGGAGTTCGGGCTGATCCGCCGCAAGTTCGCCGAGATGGCCGCGCGCTTCTATGCGGCCGAGTCGATGATCTACCGCACGGGCTCCTTGATCGACGGCGCCTTTGCAGCGCACGGAGGTTCCGTGGAAGGCAACCGCCGCGCCGCCGAGGAGTACGCGATCGAGTGCAGCGCGTGCAAGGTGTTTGCCACCGAGGCGGAGGCGTTCATCGTCGACGAGGCGCTCCAGTGCTACGGCGGCTACGGCTTCACTGAGGAGTTTCCCATCGCCCGCCACTACCGGGACGCGCGCGTCAGCCGCATCTACGAGGGCACGAACGAGATCAACCGCTTGTTCATCGCCTCTCGGATCGTGCGCAAGGCGCGGGAGCAAGGCGTGGCGGCGAGAAGCGTCGGAGACTCCTTTGTCTCCGAACTCGCGGGGAAGGCGATCGGACTTCCCCAGGACGACCAGGTCGTCCTGGGAGCCCAATCCGACCTCGTGCTACTTGCCTACGCCGAGCAGTCCGCCCGGCTGCGCGCGGCTCAAAACGGGGGCATGGAACAGCCGCTCTACGAGGCGTTCGCAAGTTGGGCCAACGTGCACGCGGCCGCGGCGTACCAGATGGCGACCGGAGATTCGGTCACGGTCCCCGCTTCCCCCGCCCACGATTGGGAAGCGATCTCCGACGCCGTGTACGAAAGCGGCGGCCCCCCGGTCTAGAGCCTTCGTGAGTCCCTCTCCCCCACAAACCACCAACCACAAACCACAACCTCCGAGAGGTATGCTAGTGCACCAGGTACTAGACGCTGGGCGGTCAACGAGGTCCCCACGGCGCACGCGGAAAAAGAAAGCCCGCGCGGCGCTTTTTTGTTTGGGAAGAGAGATTCGAACGGGCAGCTCGGTCCGTATCTTTCATAGGGGCGCGCCAGCGCGAGTACCGAGGAGAGAGAATGAACGCTAAGGAAGCCGTTGCCTTTGTCAAAGAGAACGAAGCGCAGATCATCGACATCCGGTTCACCGACTTGTTCGGGATGTGGCACCACTTCACCATCCCTGCCGTGGATTTCAGCGAGGACCTCTTTGAGGACGGGCTGGGATTCGACGGCTCGAGCATCCGCGGGTTCAAGAGCATCAACGAGAGCGACATGCTGCTTGTGCCGGATCCGACGACGCTCTTCATCGACCC
This window harbors:
- a CDS encoding acyl-CoA dehydrogenase family protein encodes the protein METPPSNGAATRPEGGAFFSSTPRKIFTVADFSADERLMIETAEQFSRKEILPLAEALDKQQDGLMPSLIRKAGELGFCGVDAPEAHGGLGLSKAVAARIIEMLSLNASFSVTLGVTSGIAQIGLVLFGTDEQKARFLPRLTSGEWIGAYCLSETGSGSDALAASTRADREGGQYVLNGTKMWISNAKWADFFLVMAKADGERFSAFLVERDTPGLSVSREEHKMGLKGSSTARVVLEDARIPAGNLLHEEGLGHHVAFNALNIGRFKLSAMSLGPARDAIRLAAAYARERKQFGQSISEFGLIRRKFAEMAARFYAAESMIYRTGSLIDGAFAAHGGSVEGNRRAAEEYAIECSACKVFATEAEAFIVDEALQCYGGYGFTEEFPIARHYRDARVSRIYEGTNEINRLFIASRIVRKAREQGVAARSVGDSFVSELAGKAIGLPQDDQVVLGAQSDLVLLAYAEQSARLRAAQNGGMEQPLYEAFASWANVHAAAAYQMATGDSVTVPASPAHDWEAISDAVYESGGPPV